In Myxococcus stipitatus, the following are encoded in one genomic region:
- a CDS encoding RIO1 family regulatory kinase/ATPase, with product MNDSLETLLTDGIIEAVIGQLKTGKEAEVWLVQHAGQVVAAKLYKERHERNFRNNVGYREGREVRNSRTRRAMEKGSRFGQAAAEEAWKSAESDSLYKLHAQGVRVPAPVLFYEGILLMEVVVDAEGHPAPRLVEAPPATPEDARMMYLDLRAQVVSMLCADLIHGDLSPYNILMSWAGPTIIDFPQTIAAARNNRAEFYFRRDLDNVREFLAAFCPSLHGMSGDTGEIWNAYVKRELTPDFVPSGSFREAPRRQGGPSRGGRQDARPQGGDRRRDFRVQEEVVAPEPPKAPMTPEEAAEAELLELQALVLRQGGGERGKPPASPPQRGGRRGAGRPPPRQGNNRPNPPAAQRSGASTDSRTGAHPPNAEQRGANGHPPRGETRNGTPGPGQGDRRNGGPRAFQGDSRNGGQGPVQGDSRNGGAGAFRGDSRNGGHSAVQGDSRTGGTGSFQSDSRTGGTGSFQSDSRNGGPRSFQGERRNGGGPRSFQGDARNGRQGAFQGDSRNGAAGAVQGDARNAGQGPFQGDARNGGPRSVQGDRRNRGPRSFDGNARNGGPGSFQGDALNGGQGSSPGGAHNGGTGHSHHSEQSAHSGDERNEASQPFTSEPRNNSQRNPRNGAPRSGPDGASRSSGGRRNERHERQANNQPSEAAGRYDNGAGAQDGANGSFQPNDSRPPRNEQRRGGPGRGAQPLVENRPAMSAAPASPQGGNTVREPRQNSNGPRQQHPNANRSGPRASRGGPQVSYVARPATPSDSGPTETGS from the coding sequence ATGAATGACTCGCTAGAGACTCTCCTCACCGACGGAATCATCGAGGCCGTCATCGGCCAGTTGAAGACGGGAAAGGAGGCGGAGGTGTGGCTGGTCCAGCACGCCGGGCAGGTGGTGGCGGCCAAGCTGTACAAGGAACGCCACGAGCGCAACTTCCGCAACAATGTGGGCTATCGAGAGGGGCGCGAGGTACGCAACTCCCGGACTCGCCGCGCCATGGAGAAGGGCAGCCGCTTCGGGCAGGCCGCCGCCGAGGAGGCGTGGAAGAGCGCTGAGTCGGATTCGCTCTACAAGCTCCACGCCCAGGGCGTCCGAGTGCCGGCGCCGGTGCTGTTCTACGAGGGCATCCTGTTGATGGAGGTGGTGGTCGACGCGGAGGGCCACCCGGCGCCGCGGCTGGTGGAGGCTCCGCCAGCGACCCCCGAGGACGCGCGGATGATGTACCTGGACCTGCGGGCCCAGGTCGTCAGCATGCTGTGCGCGGACCTCATCCACGGGGACCTGTCGCCGTACAACATCCTGATGAGCTGGGCGGGTCCCACCATCATCGACTTCCCCCAGACCATCGCCGCCGCGCGCAACAACCGCGCGGAGTTCTATTTCCGGCGCGACCTGGACAACGTGCGCGAGTTCCTGGCGGCCTTCTGCCCTTCGCTGCACGGGATGTCAGGGGACACAGGCGAAATCTGGAACGCGTACGTGAAGCGCGAGCTCACGCCGGACTTCGTCCCGTCCGGGAGCTTCCGTGAGGCGCCTCGTCGTCAGGGCGGGCCTAGCCGGGGGGGGCGTCAGGACGCTCGGCCCCAGGGTGGAGACCGGCGCCGAGACTTCCGGGTGCAGGAGGAAGTGGTGGCTCCCGAGCCGCCCAAGGCCCCGATGACGCCCGAGGAGGCCGCCGAGGCCGAGTTGCTTGAGTTGCAGGCGCTGGTGCTTCGGCAGGGAGGCGGCGAGCGCGGCAAGCCCCCCGCGTCTCCTCCGCAGCGAGGTGGGCGCCGAGGCGCGGGCCGTCCGCCGCCGCGACAGGGCAACAACCGTCCCAATCCGCCCGCCGCGCAGCGGAGCGGGGCCTCGACGGACTCGCGCACGGGCGCGCATCCGCCAAATGCAGAGCAGCGTGGCGCCAACGGGCACCCGCCCCGGGGGGAGACGCGCAACGGGACCCCAGGTCCCGGGCAGGGAGACCGGCGCAACGGCGGGCCGCGCGCATTCCAGGGCGATTCACGCAATGGTGGGCAGGGCCCCGTCCAGGGCGATTCGCGCAATGGAGGGGCGGGCGCCTTCCGAGGAGATTCGCGCAACGGAGGGCACAGCGCCGTTCAGGGTGACTCGCGCACTGGTGGGACGGGGTCCTTCCAGAGTGACTCGCGCACTGGTGGGACGGGGTCCTTCCAGAGCGACTCGCGCAACGGAGGGCCGCGGTCTTTCCAAGGTGAGAGACGCAACGGAGGAGGGCCGCGGTCTTTCCAGGGCGACGCGCGCAATGGGCGGCAAGGGGCCTTCCAAGGTGACTCGCGCAATGGCGCTGCGGGCGCGGTCCAGGGTGATGCACGCAACGCGGGGCAAGGTCCCTTCCAGGGCGATGCACGCAACGGAGGTCCGCGTTCCGTCCAGGGCGACCGACGCAACAGAGGTCCGCGCTCCTTCGACGGCAATGCGCGCAATGGGGGTCCAGGCTCCTTCCAGGGCGACGCACTCAACGGGGGTCAAGGCTCCTCCCCAGGCGGCGCACACAACGGAGGAACGGGGCACTCGCATCACAGCGAGCAAAGCGCCCACTCCGGCGACGAGCGCAACGAAGCTTCGCAGCCCTTCACCAGTGAGCCGCGCAACAACAGCCAGCGCAACCCGCGCAATGGCGCCCCCCGCTCCGGCCCCGACGGCGCGTCTCGCTCCTCGGGCGGACGCCGCAACGAGCGGCATGAGCGCCAGGCCAACAACCAGCCCTCCGAAGCGGCAGGCCGCTACGACAACGGCGCTGGCGCGCAGGACGGAGCCAACGGCTCGTTCCAGCCAAACGATTCGAGGCCACCTCGAAACGAACAGCGGCGAGGAGGCCCCGGCCGGGGAGCACAGCCCCTCGTGGAGAACCGTCCCGCCATGAGCGCGGCGCCAGCATCTCCACAGGGCGGCAACACGGTGCGAGAGCCCCGGCAAAACAGCAACGGGCCGAGGCAGCAGCACCCCAACGCGAATCGGAGTGGCCCGCGTGCCTCTCGTGGCGGACCACAGGTGAGCTACGTGGCCCGGCCCGCCACACCGTCCGACTCGGGGCCCACTGAAACGGGCTCCTGA
- a CDS encoding poly(A) polymerase: MSHERFTTSREVYHRIRWDPRLDAREFVIGYDAHGESLEEMPFEAFVPDGEIPWHRVWYFKRGREVMWDRKERIDRLSHSGPAEETPAPAPRRAPAAFTPLPIHRFDSRAEAWVTSAAPSAKPPALQHLTVVTFNVLFDLYDAELLDTARRLPAALALIRETDADVIALQEVTPPFLRALLAEPWVCEHYWLSDGPEASTVATYGQVLLSRIPFSSLVQRVFSRDKRLIAGELRLADGALWVATPHLTSNRDASGAAARAVQVQAILDWALALGPSHEGRPLDLVLAGDFNLGEESSEATSFTRAGFVDAWPTLRPTETGETYNPRLNSLAAITTTTGRLQRLDRVLVKSPSGRLRPQTVELFGEAPLSGAPGPSGQPLFASDHFGIRCVLRHGAEAPAASARSTARLTHQTAVVLIPPENAWPPIQALRKKHDAKFERWMPHVTLLYPFLPEEDFDTVSTLFAEALRDIAPFELTLSAFGHFEHRANATAWLRPDDTPRGILAALHAKLAAVVPECASSEHGVAPHLSVGQLPRTKDVDLEQTLATWARTWRPLSFSVGEVCIIQRKGDTPFEVVRRIPLGRAPLLPSPDSNNTGATTDDKALREALASMDTPSSREARTSAVERLRVLCEHAGTSLHPYGSYLLGTDEAGSDVDAVAIGPASLSRDDFAQALLREVAKSAPEASGSARFVADAAIPLVKLSLGGVSFDVSYASRPEGVAPCEPMVLLARHGSQLDASGLRSVLGVADTQGILDALGANEATHERFRNLLRAIKRWAKARGLYSHALGYLGGLSWSVLAAWACTRVAPGAVTSDTAQLAHFFHTFAQWPWPQPVALTQETARYRPDGKRDLMPVIAPAEPIRNTARNVSRSTFRVLRDEFVRARELVAKARDATAPLAWEPLFQPVDATRDLPARLRLSVEAPTPESHEAAMGWVLGHRTALVYRLEGDRRLSVRPLPGSQALFIGLDTRSAQDAGALSWTPGSPLSEAVETFRTSFQEWTNRPKDTVLQVELLRGG; this comes from the coding sequence ATGTCCCATGAACGTTTCACGACGAGCCGCGAGGTGTACCACCGCATCCGGTGGGACCCCCGTCTGGATGCTCGTGAGTTTGTCATTGGATACGACGCCCACGGCGAGTCCCTGGAGGAGATGCCCTTCGAGGCATTCGTTCCCGACGGGGAGATTCCGTGGCACCGCGTCTGGTACTTCAAGCGCGGGCGAGAGGTGATGTGGGACCGCAAGGAGCGCATCGACCGGCTGAGCCACTCCGGCCCCGCCGAGGAGACACCCGCTCCCGCACCACGCCGCGCCCCCGCGGCGTTCACGCCGCTCCCCATCCACCGCTTCGATTCACGCGCGGAAGCGTGGGTGACGTCGGCGGCCCCGAGCGCGAAGCCTCCCGCGCTCCAGCACCTCACGGTCGTCACGTTCAACGTGTTGTTCGACCTGTACGACGCGGAGCTGTTGGACACAGCGCGCAGGCTGCCCGCCGCCTTGGCATTGATTCGCGAGACGGACGCGGACGTCATCGCGCTTCAGGAAGTCACCCCGCCCTTCCTCCGGGCCCTGCTCGCCGAGCCCTGGGTTTGCGAACACTACTGGCTGTCCGACGGCCCCGAGGCGAGCACCGTGGCGACCTACGGCCAGGTGCTCTTGTCGCGAATCCCGTTCTCCTCGCTGGTGCAGCGTGTGTTCTCCCGGGACAAGCGCCTCATCGCCGGAGAGTTGCGGCTGGCCGACGGGGCGCTCTGGGTCGCGACGCCACACCTGACGAGCAACCGGGATGCGTCGGGAGCCGCGGCCCGGGCCGTTCAAGTCCAGGCGATTCTCGATTGGGCCCTCGCGCTCGGGCCCTCGCACGAAGGCCGTCCGCTCGACCTCGTGCTGGCGGGTGACTTCAACCTGGGCGAGGAGTCCTCGGAGGCCACCTCCTTCACGCGCGCCGGATTCGTGGATGCCTGGCCCACCTTGCGCCCCACGGAGACGGGTGAGACGTACAACCCCCGGCTCAACTCGCTGGCCGCCATCACGACCACGACCGGGCGCCTTCAGCGGTTGGACCGGGTGCTCGTGAAGTCACCCTCGGGCCGGCTCAGGCCCCAGACCGTCGAGCTCTTTGGCGAGGCCCCCCTATCAGGTGCACCTGGACCATCCGGCCAGCCGCTCTTCGCATCGGACCACTTCGGGATTCGCTGCGTGCTGCGCCACGGGGCCGAGGCACCCGCGGCTTCAGCTCGGAGCACGGCGCGGCTCACGCACCAGACGGCCGTGGTGCTCATTCCTCCAGAGAACGCATGGCCGCCCATCCAGGCCCTGCGCAAGAAGCACGACGCGAAGTTCGAGCGGTGGATGCCCCACGTCACCCTGCTCTACCCCTTCCTCCCGGAAGAGGACTTCGACACGGTCTCCACGCTCTTCGCGGAGGCGCTCCGTGACATCGCCCCCTTCGAGCTGACGCTCTCCGCGTTCGGACACTTCGAGCACCGCGCCAACGCCACGGCGTGGCTCCGCCCCGATGACACGCCTCGCGGCATCCTGGCCGCCCTGCACGCGAAGCTCGCGGCGGTGGTCCCCGAGTGCGCGTCCTCCGAACACGGCGTCGCGCCTCACCTCTCCGTGGGACAGCTTCCGCGCACGAAGGATGTGGACCTCGAGCAGACCCTGGCCACCTGGGCTCGAACGTGGCGGCCCCTCTCCTTCAGCGTCGGCGAGGTGTGCATCATCCAGCGCAAGGGAGACACACCCTTCGAAGTCGTCCGGCGAATCCCGCTGGGCCGTGCGCCCCTCCTGCCTTCACCGGACTCGAACAACACAGGCGCGACGACGGACGACAAGGCCCTGCGCGAGGCACTCGCCAGCATGGACACACCGTCGTCGCGGGAGGCCCGCACCTCCGCCGTGGAGCGACTGCGCGTGCTCTGTGAGCACGCCGGGACGTCGCTGCACCCCTATGGTTCGTATCTGCTGGGTACGGACGAGGCGGGAAGCGACGTGGACGCCGTCGCCATCGGGCCCGCGAGTCTTTCTCGCGACGACTTCGCACAAGCCCTGCTGCGCGAGGTGGCGAAGTCCGCTCCCGAAGCCTCGGGCTCCGCGCGGTTCGTGGCCGACGCCGCCATTCCGTTGGTGAAGCTGTCACTCGGTGGCGTGAGCTTCGATGTGTCCTACGCGAGCCGCCCCGAAGGTGTGGCTCCGTGTGAGCCCATGGTGTTGCTCGCGCGCCATGGCTCACAGCTCGACGCCTCGGGGCTCCGCTCCGTGCTGGGCGTCGCGGACACCCAAGGGATTCTCGACGCGCTCGGCGCCAACGAAGCCACACACGAGCGATTCCGGAACCTGCTCCGCGCAATCAAGCGATGGGCCAAGGCGCGAGGCCTCTACTCCCACGCGCTCGGCTATCTGGGCGGACTGTCCTGGAGCGTGCTCGCCGCCTGGGCCTGCACCCGCGTGGCGCCAGGCGCGGTGACATCCGACACGGCGCAGCTCGCGCACTTCTTCCACACGTTCGCCCAGTGGCCCTGGCCCCAACCCGTGGCCCTCACCCAGGAGACGGCCCGGTATCGGCCGGATGGCAAGCGTGACCTGATGCCTGTCATCGCGCCGGCCGAGCCGATTCGGAACACCGCTCGGAACGTGTCGCGCTCCACGTTCCGAGTCCTCCGAGACGAGTTCGTTCGAGCACGAGAGCTCGTGGCCAAGGCACGCGACGCCACCGCTCCCCTCGCATGGGAGCCGCTGTTCCAGCCGGTCGACGCGACTCGCGACCTGCCGGCCCGGCTGCGGCTGTCCGTCGAGGCGCCCACCCCCGAGTCCCACGAAGCCGCGATGGGTTGGGTCCTCGGTCATCGCACCGCCCTGGTGTACCGGCTGGAGGGCGACCGCCGACTCAGCGTGCGCCCACTCCCGGGGTCCCAGGCGCTCTTCATCGGCCTGGACACGCGGAGCGCCCAGGATGCGGGAGCACTGTCCTGGACTCCCGGAAGCCCGCTGTCTGAAGCGGTGGAGACGTTCCGAACGTCCTTCCAGGAGTGGACGAACCGCCCCAAGGACACCGTCCTCCAGGTGGAGCTGCTGCGGGGTGGATGA
- a CDS encoding EF-hand domain-containing protein, with protein MATKKRKSSAAKKSSRRASTAKKSATKKSAGRKATAKKAATRKSAAKKRTARKSTAKKSAARKSTAKKSPARKSAAKKSSSGVRGGKKAASASTPRTARLAVPREPPAPVEVSIVAVAWDEPEVESASFEEQVETSSAGLLPLAPEHAPVDELTSSGNELLDIFQRYDRNRTGAIERAEFARLLEALGQNITDEELEIALDIVDTDNTGQISWSEFKTWWNSR; from the coding sequence ATGGCGACGAAGAAACGCAAGTCGAGTGCTGCGAAGAAGTCATCCCGGCGCGCCTCCACCGCGAAGAAGTCCGCGACGAAGAAGTCCGCGGGACGAAAGGCCACCGCGAAGAAGGCCGCGACGCGAAAGAGCGCCGCCAAGAAGCGCACGGCGCGAAAGAGCACCGCGAAGAAGAGCGCGGCGCGAAAGAGCACCGCGAAGAAGAGTCCGGCACGAAAGAGCGCCGCGAAGAAGTCCTCGTCCGGCGTACGAGGCGGCAAGAAGGCCGCGAGTGCCTCCACGCCGCGCACCGCGCGCCTGGCCGTCCCCCGGGAGCCGCCTGCGCCCGTGGAGGTCTCCATCGTGGCCGTGGCGTGGGACGAGCCCGAGGTGGAGAGCGCTTCGTTCGAGGAGCAGGTGGAGACCTCGTCCGCGGGGCTTCTGCCGCTCGCGCCCGAGCACGCTCCCGTGGACGAGCTGACCAGCTCCGGCAACGAGCTGCTCGACATCTTCCAGCGCTATGACCGCAACCGGACGGGCGCCATCGAGCGCGCGGAGTTCGCGCGGCTGCTGGAGGCGCTCGGGCAGAACATCACGGACGAGGAGCTGGAGATCGCCCTCGACATCGTCGACACCGACAACACGGGGCAGATCTCCTGGAGCGAGTTCAAGACCTGGTGGAACAGCCGCTAG
- a CDS encoding hybrid sensor histidine kinase/response regulator, with protein MSDLASRAHSTVFEHARDAVLVLDAAQNIQAVNRAAERLFGPRAELVGTAVMRLLPGWRPPDARGAQDSPHETELAGQRPGVVGVAYYLRVQTLSQMDARGDVLGWVLQLQDMRGSLEVEASIRQQKEFFEAVVRNSPVAIVTISRQFIVLSWNPAAERLFGYTPQEALGKHIFDLVATEETILPDAKKAQRDVNQRGRVHSVTRRLRKDRTIVDVELLALPVSVGGRQLGFIAIYHDITDLQRARQAAEAANQAKSLFLATMSHEIRTPMNAIIGMTGLMLETHLSEEQREFVSTIRQSSEALLTLLNDVLDFSKIEAGRLEADLHPFDLRQCVESVLDLLAVRASEKGLDLGADISPQVPQVVMGDASRLRQVLLNLVGNALKFTESGGAVVSVDGVHRGETPDAPWVLSFAVQDTGPGIPVAKQQGLFQPFNQLDVSVTRRFGGTGLGLAISKRLVEAMGGSIWVESEGVPGKGATFHFALTLQAAPQTTAGYLRADQPALQGRRVLIVDDNAINRRLLGRQLQTWGAEPVEAGSGMEALAKLQPGARFDLVLIDQQMPGLDGPALAARIREREDLRKIPLLLLTSTGRRAVPPPGLFSAVLSRPMKASHLHDTLVSCFSQDVAPANAEPPPEGRLAPRERPGDRVPLRILLVEDNPTNQRLASLMLDRLGYPVQAASNGREALEWAMRQRFDVVLMDLQMPEMDGLEATRRLRQELPPKVQPWVVAMTANAMDSDREQCFEAGMDDFLAKPIRVEALTAALVRCQTPRPLGGSRARPTRVEFEEAPLDEELVPPAARIPGLNPMALARLWRELGSQASNILPELIDTALHSMPALLDDAFTALRSGVLDDVSRAAHTLKSNAAWFGVAALEAVCRDVELRADAGEVDGLLERLERCRRELEVARELLSRLRDSIGGSEARS; from the coding sequence GTGTCCGACCTGGCGTCACGAGCACACTCCACCGTCTTCGAGCACGCGCGCGACGCGGTGCTCGTGCTCGACGCTGCGCAAAACATCCAGGCGGTCAACCGCGCCGCGGAGCGCCTCTTCGGGCCGCGCGCGGAGCTGGTGGGCACGGCGGTGATGCGCCTGCTTCCCGGATGGCGCCCTCCGGATGCGCGCGGCGCGCAGGACTCGCCTCACGAGACGGAGCTTGCGGGCCAGCGTCCGGGAGTCGTGGGCGTGGCCTACTACCTGCGGGTGCAGACGCTGTCGCAGATGGATGCGCGCGGCGACGTGCTGGGCTGGGTGCTCCAGCTCCAGGACATGCGCGGCAGCCTGGAGGTGGAGGCCTCCATCCGCCAGCAGAAGGAGTTCTTCGAGGCGGTGGTGCGCAACAGCCCGGTGGCCATTGTCACCATCTCGCGCCAGTTCATCGTGCTCTCGTGGAATCCCGCGGCGGAGCGGCTCTTCGGGTACACGCCGCAGGAGGCGCTGGGCAAACACATCTTCGACCTGGTGGCCACCGAGGAGACCATCCTCCCCGACGCGAAGAAGGCCCAGCGCGACGTCAACCAGCGCGGGCGCGTCCACTCCGTCACCCGGCGGCTGCGCAAGGACCGCACCATCGTCGACGTGGAGTTGCTGGCGCTGCCCGTGTCCGTGGGAGGCCGGCAGTTGGGCTTCATCGCCATCTACCACGACATCACCGACCTGCAGCGCGCGAGGCAGGCGGCGGAGGCCGCCAATCAGGCCAAGAGCTTGTTCCTGGCGACGATGAGCCACGAGATTCGCACGCCGATGAACGCCATCATCGGCATGACGGGGCTGATGCTGGAGACGCACCTCTCCGAGGAGCAGCGCGAGTTCGTCTCCACCATCCGCCAGAGCAGCGAGGCCTTGCTGACGCTGCTCAACGACGTGCTGGACTTCTCCAAGATTGAAGCGGGGCGGCTCGAGGCGGACCTGCACCCGTTCGACTTGCGGCAGTGCGTGGAGTCGGTGCTCGACTTGTTGGCGGTGCGCGCCAGCGAGAAGGGGTTGGACCTGGGCGCGGACATCTCGCCGCAGGTGCCGCAGGTGGTGATGGGGGATGCGTCGAGGTTGCGCCAGGTGCTGCTCAACCTGGTGGGCAACGCGCTCAAGTTCACCGAGTCCGGAGGCGCCGTGGTGTCCGTGGACGGCGTGCACCGGGGGGAGACACCCGACGCGCCGTGGGTGCTCTCCTTCGCGGTGCAGGACACGGGCCCTGGCATCCCTGTCGCGAAACAGCAGGGATTGTTCCAGCCGTTCAATCAGCTGGACGTGTCGGTGACGCGCAGGTTCGGTGGCACGGGGCTGGGGCTGGCCATCTCCAAGCGGTTGGTGGAGGCGATGGGCGGGAGCATCTGGGTGGAGAGCGAGGGCGTTCCCGGAAAGGGGGCCACGTTCCACTTCGCGCTCACCTTGCAGGCGGCGCCGCAGACGACCGCGGGTTATCTGCGCGCGGACCAGCCGGCGCTGCAGGGCCGGCGCGTGCTCATCGTCGACGACAACGCCATCAACCGCCGGTTGCTGGGGCGGCAGTTGCAGACCTGGGGCGCGGAGCCGGTGGAGGCGGGCTCGGGGATGGAGGCCCTGGCGAAGCTCCAACCCGGCGCGCGGTTCGACCTGGTGCTCATCGACCAGCAGATGCCGGGGCTGGATGGGCCGGCGTTGGCGGCGCGTATCCGGGAACGAGAGGATCTCCGGAAGATTCCGCTGTTGCTACTGACGTCGACAGGGCGTCGCGCGGTGCCACCGCCGGGGTTATTCTCCGCGGTCCTCTCGCGTCCCATGAAAGCCTCCCACCTCCACGACACCTTGGTGTCCTGCTTCTCCCAGGATGTGGCTCCGGCGAACGCGGAGCCTCCGCCGGAGGGGAGGCTCGCGCCTCGGGAGCGTCCGGGGGACCGCGTTCCATTGCGCATCCTGTTGGTGGAGGACAACCCCACCAACCAGCGCCTGGCGAGCCTGATGTTGGACCGGTTGGGCTACCCGGTGCAGGCGGCCTCCAACGGGCGCGAGGCGCTCGAGTGGGCCATGCGTCAGCGCTTCGACGTGGTGCTCATGGACCTCCAGATGCCGGAGATGGACGGGCTGGAGGCGACGCGGAGGTTGCGCCAGGAGCTGCCGCCGAAGGTGCAGCCCTGGGTCGTCGCGATGACGGCCAATGCGATGGACTCGGACCGGGAGCAGTGCTTCGAGGCGGGGATGGACGACTTCCTCGCCAAGCCCATCCGCGTGGAGGCGCTGACGGCCGCGTTGGTGCGCTGCCAGACGCCGCGCCCGTTGGGCGGCTCAAGGGCGAGGCCCACGCGTGTCGAGTTCGAGGAGGCCCCGCTCGACGAGGAGCTGGTGCCGCCGGCGGCGCGCATCCCTGGATTGAATCCCATGGCGCTGGCGCGGCTGTGGCGGGAGCTGGGCTCCCAGGCGTCCAACATCCTCCCGGAGCTCATCGACACCGCGCTGCACAGCATGCCCGCGCTGCTGGATGACGCCTTCACGGCGCTGCGGTCGGGTGTGTTGGATGACGTGAGCCGGGCGGCGCACACGCTCAAGTCGAACGCGGCGTGGTTCGGTGTCGCGGCGCTGGAGGCGGTGTGCCGCGATGTCGAGCTGCGCGCGGACGCGGGCGAGGTCGACGGTCTGTTGGAGCGCCTGGAGCGCTGCCGGCGTGAGCTGGAGGTGGCTCGGGAGTTGTTGTCCCGGCTGCGTGACTCCATTGGCGGGAGTGAGGCCCGAAGCTGA
- a CDS encoding nucleotidyltransferase domain-containing protein codes for MKGTMKAHEQRVADRVLDEESAKREHLVVALSGAHAYGFPSPDSDLDLKSIHVAPTALLLGLQPRQLNAERLQVVDGVEVDYSSNELQPVLQGLLQGNGNYLERLLGAIPVRVSAELAPLQPLVRDVLSRRMHRHYRGFAHGQLREWEKSGFRSAKKLLYVLRTTLTGTHLLRTGEVETDVTELLDANGFSDAHELVAQKQRGEKSELPDALSEKWRAEVARSFEVLDAALEVSVLPEEPPSSAVEALDAWMLDLRRRRFNPA; via the coding sequence ATGAAGGGCACGATGAAGGCGCATGAGCAGCGGGTCGCGGACCGCGTGCTCGACGAGGAGTCCGCGAAGCGGGAGCACCTGGTGGTGGCCTTGTCGGGTGCGCATGCGTATGGGTTTCCCTCGCCCGACAGCGACCTGGACTTGAAGTCCATTCACGTGGCGCCCACGGCCCTGCTGCTCGGCCTCCAGCCCCGGCAGCTCAACGCCGAGCGGCTCCAGGTGGTCGACGGCGTGGAGGTGGACTACTCGTCCAACGAGCTCCAACCCGTTCTCCAGGGACTGTTGCAGGGCAATGGCAACTACCTGGAGCGGCTGTTGGGGGCCATCCCGGTGCGGGTGTCTGCGGAGCTGGCGCCCCTCCAGCCGCTGGTGCGGGACGTGTTGTCGCGGCGGATGCACCGGCACTACCGGGGCTTCGCACACGGGCAGCTGCGCGAGTGGGAGAAGAGTGGCTTCCGTTCGGCGAAGAAGCTCCTCTACGTGCTGCGCACCACGCTCACCGGGACACACCTGCTGCGTACCGGCGAGGTGGAGACGGACGTCACCGAGCTGCTGGATGCGAACGGCTTCTCGGACGCCCACGAGTTGGTGGCGCAGAAGCAGCGAGGCGAGAAGAGCGAGCTGCCCGATGCGCTCAGCGAGAAGTGGCGCGCCGAGGTGGCGCGCTCCTTCGAGGTGCTGGATGCCGCGCTGGAGGTGTCGGTGTTGCCCGAGGAGCCTCCCTCGTCCGCGGTGGAGGCACTCGATGCGTGGATGCTGGACCTCCGGCGCCGGCGGTTCAATCCGGCCTGA
- a CDS encoding DNA polymerase beta superfamily protein, whose translation MSDSRIRGLEEVDRLSVPLPHGTEVTTRVERLTTGGRRIPQGVVGRVVRARDGGLDIQIVGVGEVWFAREELVPRRPGQVQFARRREAAWQALGPCVVLETRVGSHAWGLANAQSDVDVRGVFALPLPWTLGLVEAPMDLVSADGSTTFWEVRKTVEQALRADPNTLETLFVPGAKALDELGEWLLAEREAFVSQAIFGSFGRYAMSQLDKLTRSQRLAEHRDLLLEWLCEEPAPGLDEVARRLAAVSPRQSPTEQDALLAAKTYVKQLYRSLWDQGLLAANDFAALTAYARGGGQRPPSARELRPKNAYNLLRLIATATGWLRHGEPVFEATGALKARLLDIKAGQVPLEDVLRDAEAMAPELEVARRESRLPEHPDYARADRLLRRVGEEVARRWVLKAPGPLGRDAPEAPEMEWRDSE comes from the coding sequence ATGAGCGACTCCCGGATTCGAGGGCTGGAGGAGGTGGACCGTTTGTCGGTGCCCCTGCCTCACGGCACGGAAGTGACGACCCGCGTGGAGCGGTTGACCACGGGAGGGCGGCGCATCCCTCAAGGCGTGGTGGGGCGAGTGGTGCGAGCCCGGGATGGGGGGCTCGACATCCAGATTGTCGGGGTGGGCGAGGTGTGGTTCGCGCGCGAGGAGCTGGTGCCTCGGCGTCCCGGGCAGGTCCAGTTCGCGCGGCGCCGCGAGGCCGCCTGGCAGGCGCTGGGGCCTTGTGTGGTGTTGGAGACCCGCGTGGGAAGCCATGCCTGGGGATTGGCGAACGCGCAGTCGGACGTGGATGTGCGGGGTGTCTTCGCGCTGCCGCTCCCATGGACGCTGGGGCTGGTGGAAGCGCCCATGGACCTGGTGAGCGCGGATGGCAGCACCACCTTCTGGGAGGTGCGCAAGACGGTGGAGCAGGCGCTGCGGGCCGACCCCAACACCCTGGAGACGTTGTTCGTCCCGGGGGCGAAGGCGCTGGATGAGCTGGGGGAGTGGCTCCTGGCGGAGCGCGAGGCGTTCGTCTCGCAGGCCATCTTCGGCAGCTTCGGCCGGTATGCGATGAGCCAGCTCGACAAGCTCACGCGCAGCCAGCGGCTGGCCGAGCACCGCGACCTGCTGCTGGAGTGGCTGTGCGAGGAGCCCGCTCCGGGCCTGGACGAGGTGGCGAGGCGGCTCGCGGCGGTGTCGCCCCGCCAGTCTCCCACGGAACAGGACGCGCTCCTGGCGGCGAAGACGTATGTGAAGCAGCTCTACCGCTCGCTCTGGGACCAGGGGCTGCTCGCGGCCAACGACTTCGCGGCGCTCACCGCCTATGCGCGGGGCGGTGGGCAGCGTCCTCCGTCCGCTCGAGAGCTGCGGCCCAAGAACGCCTACAACCTGCTGCGCCTGATTGCGACCGCCACGGGGTGGCTGCGCCATGGCGAGCCCGTGTTCGAGGCGACGGGCGCCTTGAAGGCGCGGCTGCTCGACATCAAGGCAGGACAAGTGCCGCTCGAGGACGTGCTGCGGGACGCGGAGGCCATGGCGCCGGAGCTGGAGGTGGCGCGGCGGGAGAGCAGGCTGCCGGAGCATCCCGACTATGCGCGGGCGGACCGGCTCCTGCGCCGTGTGGGCGAAGAAGTGGCGCGACGGTGGGTGTTGAAGGCTCCAGGGCCGTTGGGTCGCGATGCGCCCGAAGCTCCGGAGATGGAGTGGAGGGACTCGGAATGA